The Corynebacterium confusum genome has a window encoding:
- a CDS encoding sugar porter family MFS transporter has product MKQSSYIKTVAAVAALGGLLFGYDTGVMSGALLFISPEFGMSAHEEGWVTSALLIGAAIGALSAGRVAESLGRRRTLILGGVVFVVGSIWCALSGSVMMLAAARAFLGLAVGAVSIVSPMYISEMVPTAVRGKLVSLNTLMIVVGQLLAYLVNSALAGLGSWHLMLAAAAFPGAALAVGMWFLPDTPVWLVARGRTEQARRVASRVGLELDEVADSQHNQVDGSEFSRLKSARWLQVTVLLAMLMGLTQQITGVNAIVYFAPTMMNQVGISTQNSVYTSMVIGAVSVIACWVGLKVVDRVGRKRLLLIGLTGNVVSLFALAVVYSRAEGSVAFASLSLLLMASFIAFQQAAVSPTTWLLISELVPVGIRGIGMGIAGLSLWATNWAVAQYFLPLVEWLTGPWAFALFGGLGIVAIAYTRVLVPETMGRSLEEVSQDLRRRYQPQE; this is encoded by the coding sequence GTGAAACAAAGTTCTTATATTAAAACGGTGGCGGCGGTAGCCGCGCTGGGTGGTTTGCTCTTCGGCTACGACACCGGCGTGATGAGCGGTGCGTTGCTGTTTATTTCCCCCGAGTTCGGGATGAGCGCGCACGAGGAGGGCTGGGTGACTTCGGCGCTGCTCATCGGCGCCGCTATCGGTGCCCTCAGCGCCGGCCGCGTGGCGGAGTCCCTGGGGCGGCGGCGGACACTCATCCTGGGCGGTGTCGTCTTCGTGGTGGGTTCTATCTGGTGCGCGCTGTCCGGCTCGGTGATGATGCTGGCGGCCGCGCGGGCCTTCCTGGGCCTGGCGGTCGGCGCGGTCTCCATCGTCTCGCCCATGTATATCTCGGAGATGGTGCCCACGGCCGTGCGCGGCAAGCTGGTCTCGCTCAATACCTTGATGATCGTGGTGGGGCAGCTGCTGGCCTACCTGGTCAACTCCGCCCTGGCGGGGCTGGGCAGCTGGCACCTGATGCTGGCGGCCGCGGCCTTCCCGGGCGCGGCGCTGGCGGTCGGCATGTGGTTCCTACCGGACACTCCCGTCTGGCTGGTGGCCCGCGGGCGCACGGAGCAGGCCCGCCGGGTGGCCAGCCGGGTCGGGCTGGAGCTGGACGAGGTCGCCGACAGCCAGCACAACCAGGTTGACGGCAGCGAGTTTTCACGGCTGAAGTCCGCGCGTTGGCTGCAGGTGACCGTCCTGCTGGCCATGCTTATGGGCTTGACCCAGCAGATTACCGGCGTGAACGCGATTGTTTATTTCGCGCCGACGATGATGAACCAGGTGGGGATTTCCACCCAGAACTCGGTCTATACCTCCATGGTCATCGGCGCGGTCTCCGTTATCGCGTGCTGGGTCGGCCTCAAGGTGGTCGACCGGGTAGGCCGCAAGCGCCTGTTGCTCATCGGCCTGACCGGCAATGTGGTCTCCCTATTCGCCCTGGCCGTCGTGTATTCGCGGGCGGAGGGTTCGGTGGCCTTCGCCAGCCTGTCTCTACTGCTGATGGCCAGCTTCATCGCCTTCCAGCAGGCGGCGGTCTCGCCGACAACGTGGCTGCTGATTTCGGAGCTGGTGCCGGTGGGCATCCGCGGCATCGGCATGGGCATCGCCGGGCTTAGCCTGTGGGCGACCAACTGGGCCGTCGCCCAGTATTTCCTGCCGCTGGTGGAGTGGCTGACCGGGCCGTGGGCCTTCGCGCTCTTCGGCGGGCTGGGGATCGTGGCCATCGCCTATACCCGGGTGTTGGTTCCGGAGACTATGGGACGCAGCCTCGAGGAGGTCTCCCAGGACCTGCGGCGACGCTACCAACCCCAGGAGTGA
- the nadE gene encoding ammonia-dependent NAD(+) synthetase — protein MKHMSPDPNSTQSEIIKALHTRPLIDPAKEVERRVDFLVNYLETTGAAGYVLGISGGQDSTLAGRLAQLACEQVDGAAFWAVRLPHGQQADEDDAQVALDFIEPDHRLDLDIAPATDTLSAAAADSLGQDALSDFNRGNVKARLRMVAQYALAGEKNLLVVGTDHAAENVTGFFTKWGDGAADLLPLAGLNKRQGAQLLVHLGAPRSTWAKVPTADLEDNKPGLPDEEALGVAYSDIDDYLEGKPVPSAAAATIERLWRAGAHKRQMPQGPSPL, from the coding sequence ATGAAGCACATGTCACCAGATCCGAACTCCACCCAGTCCGAAATCATAAAAGCCCTGCACACCCGCCCCTTAATCGATCCAGCAAAAGAGGTCGAACGGCGCGTCGACTTCCTGGTTAATTACCTGGAGACGACCGGCGCGGCCGGCTATGTCCTCGGCATTTCGGGCGGCCAGGACTCCACCCTGGCCGGTCGGCTAGCCCAGCTGGCCTGCGAGCAGGTCGATGGCGCGGCCTTCTGGGCCGTGCGCCTACCCCACGGCCAGCAGGCCGACGAGGACGACGCCCAGGTGGCCCTGGACTTCATCGAGCCCGACCACCGCTTGGACCTAGACATCGCCCCGGCTACCGATACCCTGTCCGCCGCCGCGGCCGATTCCTTGGGCCAGGACGCGCTCAGCGACTTCAACCGCGGCAACGTCAAGGCCCGCTTGCGCATGGTCGCCCAGTACGCCCTGGCCGGCGAGAAAAACCTTTTGGTAGTCGGCACCGACCACGCCGCGGAAAACGTCACCGGATTCTTTACCAAATGGGGCGACGGCGCCGCGGACCTCCTTCCGCTCGCCGGCCTTAACAAGCGGCAGGGCGCGCAACTGCTGGTACACCTCGGCGCGCCGCGCTCGACCTGGGCCAAGGTGCCCACCGCCGATCTGGAAGACAACAAGCCGGGACTGCCGGACGAGGAGGCACTCGGCGTCGCCTATTCCGACATCGACGACTACCTGGAGGGCAAGCCGGTGCCCTCCGCGGCCGCCGCCACCATCGAGCGCCTCTGGCGCGCCGGCGCGCACAAGCGCCAGATGCCGCAGGGCCCTAGCCCGCTCTAG
- a CDS encoding fructosamine kinase family protein, whose amino-acid sequence MATFTKDVAQPDQAGAEAAGLRWLHQAVPEAVVEVVEVGQSYLRTERVEPAAPTTEAAREFGRRLRRIHAAGAEAFGCPPAGWEGKNFIGRVEQDCTPSDSWGAFYAQQRVLPFARGAGLSSGDLETVERACQAIAATDFDVEPARIHGDLWAGNLLFSEGGAVVIDPAAHGGHPHTDLAMLELFGAPYLDEVLAGYGDPKVDFDLHQLHPLAVHAMTHGRAYQRPLVAAARGVLERY is encoded by the coding sequence ATGGCTACTTTTACCAAGGACGTTGCCCAACCCGACCAGGCCGGGGCGGAGGCCGCGGGCCTGCGCTGGCTGCACCAGGCGGTGCCGGAGGCCGTCGTGGAGGTAGTCGAGGTAGGCCAGAGCTACCTGCGTACCGAGCGGGTCGAGCCGGCCGCCCCCACGACGGAGGCGGCGCGGGAATTCGGCCGACGCCTGCGCCGGATCCACGCCGCCGGGGCCGAGGCCTTTGGCTGCCCGCCCGCGGGCTGGGAGGGTAAGAACTTCATCGGCCGCGTCGAACAGGACTGCACCCCGAGCGATTCGTGGGGGGCCTTCTACGCCCAGCAGCGCGTGTTGCCCTTCGCTCGCGGGGCAGGCCTTTCCTCCGGGGACCTGGAGACGGTCGAGCGGGCCTGCCAGGCTATCGCTGCGACCGACTTCGACGTCGAACCCGCCCGCATCCACGGCGACCTGTGGGCCGGCAACCTGCTGTTTAGTGAGGGCGGCGCCGTGGTCATCGATCCGGCGGCCCACGGCGGGCATCCACACACGGATCTGGCGATGCTGGAGCTTTTCGGTGCCCCGTACCTCGACGAGGTTCTGGCCGGGTACGGCGATCCGAAGGTCGACTTCGACCTGCACCAGCTGCACCCGTTGGCCGTGCACGCGATGACCCACGGACGCGCCTACCAGCGTCCGCTGGTAGCGGCCGCGCGCGGCGTGCTTGAGCGCTACTAG
- a CDS encoding thioredoxin domain-containing protein has product MSNSRKVTDPNASGKSGFLWGLVALLVIVAVVIGYIIWNGQSAKTDELADRAVDVNMDMQYEDNSVVLKSANTKDDAPVVELYEDFSCSHCSELAVASDEKMAQAIEDGKMVVHIRTLNFMDGQDDTLNFMDGQDDPEKLDGYSTQAATAARALAEDGDVHAYWNLRKVLLEDQQDVARQWGAEEMADAAKAFDASGDAVDKIKGMDLSAGQEFAAANYHKLEKDTGSVSSPRIFVDGEELELTSDLGAWVDQVAK; this is encoded by the coding sequence GTGAGTAATTCTCGGAAAGTCACGGACCCGAACGCCAGCGGCAAGTCCGGGTTCCTGTGGGGCCTGGTAGCCCTGCTGGTCATCGTCGCCGTCGTCATCGGCTACATCATCTGGAACGGCCAGAGCGCGAAGACCGACGAGCTGGCCGACCGCGCCGTCGACGTCAATATGGACATGCAGTACGAGGACAACTCGGTGGTGCTCAAGTCCGCCAACACCAAGGACGACGCCCCGGTCGTCGAGCTGTATGAGGACTTCTCCTGCTCGCACTGCTCGGAGCTGGCCGTCGCCTCCGACGAAAAGATGGCCCAGGCCATCGAGGACGGCAAGATGGTGGTCCACATCCGCACCCTGAACTTCATGGACGGCCAGGACGATACCCTGAACTTCATGGACGGCCAGGACGATCCCGAAAAGCTTGACGGCTATTCCACCCAGGCGGCCACCGCGGCCCGCGCCCTGGCGGAAGACGGCGACGTCCACGCCTACTGGAACCTGCGCAAGGTCCTGCTCGAGGATCAGCAGGATGTCGCCCGCCAGTGGGGCGCTGAGGAAATGGCTGACGCCGCCAAGGCTTTCGATGCCTCCGGCGACGCCGTGGACAAGATCAAGGGCATGGATCTGAGCGCCGGCCAGGAATTCGCCGCCGCCAACTACCACAAGCTGGAGAAGGACACCGGTTCCGTTTCCTCGCCGCGCATCTTCGTCGACGGTGAAGAGCTGGAGCTGACCTCCGATCTGGGCGCCTGGGTCGACCAGGTAGCCAAGTAG